A part of Octopus sinensis linkage group LG7, ASM634580v1, whole genome shotgun sequence genomic DNA contains:
- the LOC118764058 gene encoding uncharacterized protein LOC118764058 → MSDGFLQLVTEGNQNLYKLPNESLKFLKQKHSIAECFLRACFRQIINIDEDNDFPLPLTRKCSSCRRKLEKVRNAEMSRSAQTPTANTDKAEATQKDCTNTSSISESDSTISSIHRRNNIPAEQDKYQTTDFTPNMMRQFHPEAQSSKFAENLQMTRSAGNMYISSVCIGTTSNNIAIQKIKKEKPAKFVISIKESGLKFVKSCQNFIKNPHERNS, encoded by the exons ATGAGTGAtggatttctacagctggttacAGAGGGGAATCAAAATTTGTACAAACTGCCTAATGAGAGTTTAAAGtttttgaaacaaaaacattccATAGCCGAATGCTTTCTACGAG CATGTTTCCGTCAGATTATTAACATCGATGAAGACAACGATTTCCCTTTACCATTAACCAGGAAATGCAGCAGTTGTCGCCGAAAGCTGGAAAAGGTAAGAAATGCAGAGATGTCTCGATCAGCACAAACACCAACCGCGAACACGGATAAAGCAGAAGCAACACAAAAAGATTGTACTAATACTTCAAGCATTTCCGAATCGGATTCTACTATTTCCTCCATACACCGCAGAAACAATATTCCTGCAGAACAAGACAAATACCAGACAACGGACTTTACACCAAACATGATGAGGCAATTTCATCCAGAAGCCCAGTCTTCGAAGTTTGCCGAAAATTTGCAAATGACAAGATCCGCTGGTAACATGTACATATCAAGTGTTTGTATTGGTACAACTTCAAACAATATTGCtatacagaaaattaaaaaagaaaaaccagctAAATTTGTGATATCTATAAAAGAATCAGGTCTTAAATTTGTAAAGAGCTgtcaaaattttatcaaaaatccCCATGAAAGAAATTCGTAA